The following proteins come from a genomic window of Streptomyces sp. GS7:
- a CDS encoding pyridoxamine 5'-phosphate oxidase family protein, whose protein sequence is MTQAKSFAPTERTTPTRSRERAAYDEATVHAILDAGYVCHLGFVRDGAPVVLPTLYGRAGDRLYLHGSTGSRPLRMAGGTAESDPGLPVCVTVTHVDGLVLAKSAFHHSVNYRSVVVHGVAHQVVAEDEKAAALHALVEHVVPGRAADSRRANAKELAATAVIRLDLREVSAKIRTGGPNDDPEDLALPHWTGVLPVAPAYGAPIPADDLAPGTPEPAYLSAR, encoded by the coding sequence ATGACGCAGGCGAAGTCCTTTGCGCCGACCGAGCGCACCACACCCACCCGCTCCCGTGAGCGCGCGGCGTACGACGAGGCCACGGTGCACGCGATCCTCGATGCGGGATACGTCTGCCACCTGGGCTTTGTGCGCGACGGTGCCCCGGTCGTCCTTCCCACGCTCTACGGCCGCGCCGGAGACCGTCTGTATCTGCACGGTTCGACCGGCTCGCGCCCGCTGCGGATGGCCGGCGGGACGGCGGAGTCGGACCCCGGCCTCCCGGTCTGCGTCACCGTCACGCACGTCGACGGCCTGGTCCTGGCCAAGTCCGCGTTCCACCACTCCGTCAACTACCGCAGCGTCGTGGTGCACGGCGTCGCCCACCAGGTCGTCGCCGAGGACGAGAAGGCCGCCGCCCTCCACGCCCTGGTCGAGCACGTCGTGCCCGGCCGTGCCGCCGACTCCCGGCGGGCGAACGCGAAGGAGCTGGCCGCCACGGCCGTGATCCGCCTCGATCTGCGGGAGGTCTCCGCCAAGATCCGCACCGGCGGCCCGAACGACGATCCCGAGGACCTCGCGCTCCCCCACTGGACCGGTGTGCTGCCCGTCGCTCCCGCATACGGCGCCCCCATACCGGCCGACGACCTGGCTCCCGGCACCCCCGAGCCGG